CGCAAAAAACGATTAAGAAAGAGGGTCATCGAGTCTCAGCCACGGCTGCACAATTAATCCAATTTTAATTGTGATACTAATTTTGGCAGCCATGTAGTCTGCaatattacattatatttaGAAATGGAACTTTGGACATCTTAAACTGAGAACCTGTGGACAAACTCCCGAAAGTTCAATTCTTAGATTGACTCCTGGCTCTTTGTATGTCCAAACACTCACTCTTGATCTCCAGCGGGACACAGTCGGGGAGTTTGCTCTCAGGACAACCAATCACTGGTCTGACAAATACTTCCTCATTCTGACACAGGACCTACAATGTAATAGGACGACATAGTGTTAATGGCACTCTATGTGCTGCACACACGTGACACAGTTAACGTACCTCAGACAACTCTGGCGACGTCTCTGATATTTGGGACGGCGATTTGTGTGCTGATTTTTTGGTCAAGCGCTTGGTGGCCATGTAAATGATGAGCAGCATCAACAGCGTCATGGCCACAACCACCACTCCGGTCAGGATCTGAACAATGTATGCTTTTCCACTCTCCTCAGAATCTACGGAGACACAAGAAGGAGCGCTTGTGAAACACTGGAGCCCCAACAAGACTCACACAGGGGTTCAATTTCTGATTGTAATACTGCATGAAGACATTGCTTCATTATGGCAACAGACGGTCACATCTTTAGactaataaaagtaaataaatcaattagaAGCATCCCTGTCATATTTAATCAAATGGATAAAAAGCATTCTCATAATCTGGTAGGGTTTTTTTGTGCTTACCCCCTGAATTGTGGGAAGGAAGCGACTTGCAGAGATGTTTGCAATCGGCTGCGCAACTGTGGAAAGACACACAGAGGAAGTGTGGTTTTAAAGTACAGTAACAAGTAGCACACGTAAAGACATGCTAAGTTCTGCTTTAAGTTTTGAACTCTAAAAtcaattgaaaatgtttttcataaCAATTTAAAACATCGCACAAACACAGGAatattgaattgtttttcctGGTCACAGTACCCTTGTTGATAGGTAGAGTTTAGAGGGCAAAATGATAACTGCCCCGTAGGCCAATGAAAAGACAGGCATTAGCAAGCCACTCCCACCAGGCTGCTTTGCGAAACCACCGTACAGGGAGTGGCATTCCGAAAACAATACGAGTTTGTTTAGGTACATTCGATTAATAAACTGCTTTCATTGTACTCTgtaatgaatacaaaaaaaaaagaaaaaaaaacaccacctaATGCAATTAAAGCATTTTGGGTGACACTGAGTGTGTACAACTGAACACTTGAGCCAAAATGTCAGTAACTAAATTTGGAATGGAATGGCTTCTCTTTTCTCCTGCTGATGATGGAAAAAGTTTCAGTTTACATAACCACTTCCCCGTAGCAGTCTCGGCCTTGAAGGAATAAACGATGTGCCAGGCCTCAGACACACagacgcgcgcacacacacacagacacacacacagacacacacacagacacacacacacacacacacacacacacacacacacacacacacacacacacacacacacacacacacacacacacacacacacacacacacacacacacagacacacacacagacacacacacacacacacacacacacacacacctcttgCATGGCTCGCACTTCCTCTTCACTCTATAGAAGTTCTCTTTGCACTCGCAGACAGTATTCCTCTCCGCCGTACCTGCAAGCGATCATTCATCTTTAGAAAAGCGTACAATCAACCGCATCCACGCTATTAGAAAGAATCCGCgtatcattttcttctttccattttcaattGGCAATTAAATttccaaaaattcaaaagggACTCAAAGTTTATGAAATTTACTTCAAATGCTACTAGTGCTCGTCTCGTGACATCACCTGTTCATTTATTGCTTATATTCCCtaattttcagaatttttgATAAATGAAACATGATTGACATTTAAGGAACTATCTTGAGGTGAGTTGAGGAGCTTTATTGAGataaaaagtgtgttttgtcgccatcttgtggcatctacAGATAATTAATTATAAGCCTTTGTGGGGGTCCAAAAAGTAGTGTTGATTTCCTTTTTGGAGACTTTTACAGAATATGAAATGACATCATGTCAATTACCGGCACCATTGCGTTATTGGCGGCAGGGCGTGGTAAACTTTACTGACTTTCCAAACTTTCATTAAACTAACAGTGTTATGAAAAGCTGACACGCCCTCTGCTAATTAGTGGAAGggcacttatttattttaattgttctACATCCCTGCTATACATAGATCATTATTTGTGagtttataaataataaataaaaataaaacatttccaatGGCACACCTTAGAAAGTCAACTAAACACATCTAATTGGGGGAAACTGAAATTGTGAAAAATCAggcaagacaaagaaaaaaaggttaaaaacGGAACGAGCGGATGACAAATAGATGTGAAAGACTCACATTTTTGGACTTCCCTCTCATCCGAGCCGCACAGCGTGCACTTAAGGCACTCGGTGGTCTCCGAGTCGATGGCGAAGATGTAGAAGCCGTCCTCGCAGCCGCACTGCGTGTTTCGGTCCGCTTTGCATTTGGAGACTTCCACTTCATGCTTCTTCTCTGTGGGAACACAAATTTCGTATGAGCACTCAAGCGCAACAAATGAGTGTCAAGTCAGAATTCAGtcgggtatttttttttccaccttccACTCATGCACTGGATTGATCAATGATATGTGGAATCAATCAAAAAAGCCTTTCATTCATGTCGATTTTGAAGCTACTGTGCGCGACTGCGAAGAAGTGGTAGTTTCCTTACTGTTGCAGGATTTGCATGGCATGCATTTGGGGTAGAAGTTCATTGTGTCCGAATACTGGTCAGGAGGACATTGCGTGCAGTTAGTCCTCTTCCCCTCGCCCCGGCACTTTTCCACGAGTTTGAAACCTGTGCAACAGAAGCGATGATTTCGATTCGGACATAGATTTACTCATGAAACCTTTTGAGAAAAAATGCAGtttgtgtatttaatttaCCAGCTGGACACTTGTTGCAGCAAATCCCATTTTCAAGATAGTCTCCGTAGGGACACTCCCTCTCCCTGCTAGTGGGAATCAGTGTCGACGTGGGTGTGAATACACACTGTGAAACAAAGCAGACGACGCTGGTGAGACCACATTCTGATGCGCTTAATTTGCTCTgtgtgaaaatacaaaaaaatgtgactcGTTTGGACTGAAATGCTAAAAGAGGTGCTGACCGCCAACAGCAGGAGGACGCCAAGGGTGGCCATGTTGCTATGCCTGCAGGCCCGCCTTGACCTTCCTACACTTCACCAAAGTCCATCGGAGACGATGAAGCTGTGAACAAAACCAGTGGCATTAAAAAATACGTTTCTCAGAATGTTCTGATTCATATCAAGCAGAAAATACGATGCGTGGATTGAAGAGAATGTCAATTATCTAAACACCTGACGATTCCACTAGCTTAAAGCTAACATATAATGTGAAGTGCCATAGACAGGCTAATGGAAATTAGCAGAGATGCTATGgtaattttaaaacttttaaaCAATGACTCCTTTAACACCCACGGAGAAAAGACGTATACAAACAGATCATACAATTTTATCTAATCAAAGTCCGttagcttgatgctaacatAGAATGCCAAACACCATGAACTGGCTAATGTAAAGTATCATCGATTTGCTGCCACTGATTGCAAAAAGCCAATTTTTGCATGATATGTTCAGAGTCTGGCAATTCTCTTTTGTGTTGacagcaaacaaaagcagatgcctacggaagaggattagggccagtgagaaaaaaaaccgaggggtgacaggattctgagaataaagtcagaattctgacttctgagaaaaaagtcagaacCCTGTcacccctcttttttttttttttcttcactggccctaatcctcttccgtagatGCCAAACCACTAAGAGTTGAAAACAACTAATATATGAAGCGTATGTATCCTCGAGTATTGTGGCTAGCAAGAGATGCTGAAGTCAAACACAAGAATAGCAGACAGATAACAAACATCTAACCACTGAGAGTATTAAAACTATAGTTTTAATTATAACTAGTAAGACGTCAATAAAGTAGTGGCAACAGGAGCTCAGATCATTCCATTCTGTAGGCCTTCTCcattcaaaagcaaaatgcCACCAATATAAATTGAGGAATAAATGCCCAATTTTCCATATTGTATTtcaattttcacatttcaacaAATGAGCGTGATGCGCACTTTACGGTTTAGGTCAAAACGaagtccaaataaaaaaaggtacTATATGTAACAAAGGCAAGGATAATTAAGTTGACTGGAGAAGAAACTCAGGTTGGGCTGGTTCGAAAAATGTCACACATGCATGAAACCTTTAAAAGGCGTTACACTTGGCAACTGCTGGATTGTTCCTAcctgtgacattttcaaactactttggATTTTTTAACACCTAGGAGAACATTAGCCAGTTAAAAATGTTAACCCAAAGAGATCGTCACAACCATATTAAAAGTACCAAAAGACAAATTATGATTTGGTTTTAAAAGCCTGTTAGTTACTTACTACCTTCATAGCATGAAAGCTATTTCTCCCTTTTTAGACAACCGAACAAGCCAGAGATGAGCCAAAAGAGCACcccaaattaaatattttcaaatcaggACAACCTGAAATAGTATATCACGtcaatttaccgtattttattttttacttgtctCCATTAAATGAGGTGGATGAGATGTTACTCCAAAGACAAGAGGACGGTTCATCGAGAAATTACTCGGGCGTGAAAACACAATATGGTGTCGTAATACGCGCAACAGGACGTTTATTATGAGATTATAGATTATGAGTAATTAAACGCACGAATCCTTCGATAAATTCGAGGGTAACTGAAAACGAGACCTTGTAGTGACTCGGCTTGTCACTTACGTCGGTTTCCGGCTGAGCGTCGCCCACCTGAACGAAGACGTGAGGCTCAGTGCGTAAACTTTCACTTGCGTTCGTCACCGGACCCGGACAGCAAGCGCGGCGAGTGGCCACTTTCAAGAAACCGGCCAGCTCCAATTCCACCCGCGTTGTAGTTGCGTTTAGAGATAAACAATCCAATGAGGTGAAACCTGCGGCAAAGAGCACACGACGAGCGGAGGAGGCGGTCTTAAACGGGAACTAGTTGAGTCACGCTACCATTTCAAGGAACCCTTCGTTGGGCATTTAACCCTATCCAACCAACGGATTGACGGACGGATTAGATTAGAATCTAATTagatgatagatagatagatagatagatagatagatagatagatagatagatagatagatagatagatagatagatagatagaaatAGCCCACagataattttatttaaaaactgaGCATTGTTATGACACATG
This DNA window, taken from Syngnathus acus chromosome 16, fSynAcu1.2, whole genome shotgun sequence, encodes the following:
- the tnfrsf1a gene encoding tumor necrosis factor receptor superfamily member 1A, which codes for MATLGVLLLLACVFTPTSTLIPTSRERECPYGDYLENGICCNKCPAGFKLVEKCRGEGKRTNCTQCPPDQYSDTMNFYPKCMPCKSCNKKKHEVEVSKCKADRNTQCGCEDGFYIFAIDSETTECLKCTLCGSDEREVQKCTAERNTVCECKENFYRVKRKCEPCKSCAADCKHLCKSLPSHNSGDSEESGKAYIVQILTGVVVVAMTLLMLLIIYMATKRLTKKSAHKSPSQISETSPELSEVLCQNEEVFVRPVIGCPESKLPDCVPLEIKTHDLIYTLLDLVPVTQVKQLVRSLGVTETVIERAELDYRASKEAHYQMLKAWTEMGSQPSGGGGGGRGGMLHSALLQELLLKLRQMHLGGVAEKLETKYTIH